In Halalkalibaculum roseum, a single window of DNA contains:
- a CDS encoding murein hydrolase activator EnvC family protein — translation MKRFGFLLLLAAFVLPGLAFAQQRDFREQREELVEKQQNTRAEIRQINEQINQFQERLNLAEQKYDRLYEQFEDLKRILALQEEKISKLQTEQSHIREEITVTSREIEKNRERLDQLIENYKKTLTYIYKHGRSSQLALIFSSASINQMLVRSYYINKFEEYREEQARKIEETQEELQRNREQLEQTREKNEEVLAEIKTEKQELDKKKEQQEENVKLLREDVETIRAQKAEKENQKEKLNNVLASTYLEIERIRKEQEQNIRRLEQERMEKLAEARDIEDEAEREREVAKYSEPISRENFLGDEELNQIETSFAKEKGSLPWPVESGTISEHFGQRRHPVYGTVTANLGVEIVTNPREPVRAVHDGYVIDVLPFTGYGDVVMVSHGKFITAYGNLSQVMVGKQDVLKKGDMIGLSGDEDSVRGQSIYFIVRESVTNLDPEQWLSQK, via the coding sequence ATGAAACGATTCGGTTTTTTGCTATTGCTGGCAGCTTTTGTCCTGCCCGGGCTCGCCTTCGCACAGCAGAGGGATTTTAGAGAACAGCGTGAGGAACTGGTAGAAAAACAGCAAAATACCCGTGCGGAAATTCGTCAGATAAACGAACAGATTAACCAATTCCAAGAACGCCTAAACCTGGCCGAACAGAAGTACGACCGGCTCTACGAGCAGTTCGAAGACTTAAAACGCATCCTTGCCCTTCAGGAAGAGAAAATAAGCAAGCTACAAACCGAGCAGTCGCATATCCGTGAAGAGATTACGGTAACGAGCAGGGAAATTGAGAAGAACCGGGAAAGGCTGGACCAACTCATAGAAAACTATAAAAAGACTCTTACCTATATCTATAAACACGGGCGCAGCTCACAGCTTGCCTTGATATTCTCATCGGCCTCCATTAACCAGATGCTGGTTCGCTCTTACTACATCAATAAGTTTGAGGAGTATCGCGAGGAGCAGGCACGCAAAATAGAGGAGACCCAGGAAGAATTGCAGCGCAACCGTGAACAGCTCGAGCAAACCCGCGAGAAGAACGAAGAAGTGCTGGCAGAAATCAAAACCGAAAAGCAGGAGCTGGATAAGAAGAAGGAACAGCAAGAGGAAAATGTTAAGCTGCTTCGGGAGGACGTAGAAACAATCCGCGCTCAAAAAGCTGAAAAAGAAAACCAGAAAGAGAAACTCAATAACGTACTCGCCTCAACCTACCTGGAGATAGAGCGGATACGCAAAGAACAGGAACAGAACATTCGTCGTCTGGAACAGGAGCGCATGGAAAAGCTGGCGGAAGCCCGCGATATCGAAGACGAAGCCGAGCGAGAGCGGGAAGTGGCTAAATACTCAGAGCCCATTTCCCGGGAAAACTTTCTGGGCGATGAGGAGCTAAACCAGATAGAAACATCTTTTGCTAAGGAAAAAGGCAGCCTTCCCTGGCCGGTGGAGAGCGGAACAATTTCCGAACACTTCGGACAACGGAGACACCCTGTTTACGGCACAGTAACTGCGAATCTGGGTGTTGAAATTGTTACCAATCCCAGGGAACCTGTACGAGCCGTGCATGACGGTTATGTGATTGATGTACTGCCCTTTACCGGCTACGGCGATGTGGTGATGGTGAGCCATGGAAAGTTTATAACCGCCTATGGAAACCTCAGTCAGGTAATGGTCGGCAAACAGGATGTTCTGAAGAAGGGAGATATGATCGGCCTGTCGGGTGATGAAGATTCGGTCCGCGGCCAGTCTATTTATTTTATAGTAAGGGAATCGGTTACCAACCTCGACCCCGAACAGTGGCTCTCCCAGAAATAG
- a CDS encoding DUF4292 domain-containing protein, producing MLYNPKKRILYLLILPVLITAACSTSKETARDSGFTSTSVEANRITSSIPDYSVSLATLKGKGKAIVSEPGNNERVTIYFSSNREKSLVTVRNGIGIEGGKLLTDGDSLLVYNKIDKFARKISIREGSLERINNLASLNILDIINFTVDSTQISAVFENEDHYRLQLNSGARVFVDKDNGLIQQVEQPPSSRLPYSRIEYEAYSEINGFKLPRRITIFSADKKSKVNLLVQSLEVNPELEELEIELPKNTKIYYR from the coding sequence GTGCTTTATAATCCCAAGAAAAGAATATTATACCTGCTGATCCTGCCGGTACTTATCACTGCTGCATGTAGCACGTCAAAAGAGACCGCCCGTGATTCCGGGTTCACATCGACTTCGGTGGAAGCCAATCGGATTACGAGTAGCATCCCCGATTATTCAGTTTCTCTGGCTACTCTAAAAGGAAAGGGGAAGGCCATTGTCAGCGAGCCCGGCAATAACGAGCGTGTTACCATTTACTTCTCCAGCAACCGGGAGAAAAGTCTGGTCACCGTCAGAAATGGTATCGGTATCGAGGGAGGCAAGCTGCTTACGGATGGCGATTCGCTACTGGTTTATAATAAAATTGACAAATTTGCCCGTAAGATATCCATCCGGGAAGGGAGTCTTGAACGAATCAATAACCTGGCATCACTAAATATCCTGGATATCATCAATTTTACGGTTGATTCAACCCAGATCAGTGCGGTTTTTGAGAATGAAGATCACTACCGGCTGCAGCTAAACAGCGGTGCACGGGTTTTCGTGGATAAAGATAACGGACTCATTCAGCAGGTGGAACAACCGCCTTCAAGCAGGCTCCCCTACTCACGCATTGAGTATGAGGCCTACTCTGAAATTAATGGGTTCAAGCTTCCGCGAAGAATTACTATCTTTAGTGCGGATAAAAAGTCGAAGGTAAACCTTCTGGTTCAGTCACTTGAGGTAAATCCGGAGCTGGAAGAGCTCGAAATAGAACTCCCTAAAAATACCAAGATCTACTATCGATGA
- a CDS encoding tetratricopeptide repeat protein, translated as MTNRLHILILSGAFILTALPTSLFAQNNPEKSVSERDLINGETAYIEGLQEFESANYERALDLFSEAYVKLPENAGLNYAMADAYRQIGDLANASFYGKEAVKLEPENKWYRLMLAGIYREAGKNEATIGELEKILEYHPEATEVLAELADTYASYGMLMESNRAYSRLLKLTGENLNIHLQKLRNFNKLGIRDSVITELQKIRELDPDNLSTLQTLSNIYLEMEQPNEAKSILESALEQNKRDPKTLIMLADLYAKEAKWDSVGTMLGNVVSDPIIPADAKLTVAQYLFSQFQQHDDNTDLKEATSSVLETFIANEPDYGQAHALAADYYNNINENEKALTALARTNELMPSNDGAWIQRMQLLLTEGKYKEAINIGKQAEENVPQDPFVMYFWGSAYLAESQNAEAVEKLEEASRLPARRQLKSAIYNALGDAHAGLEQWEEAFNTYDEALKINPDNDLVLNNYAYFLSLQEKDLDKAQEMALKANRLSPNNPSYLDTVGWVYYQKGEYEKAEEFIRASLETGEASAEVMEHMGDVLDKLGRSNEAMEWWKKAYDKDSTRTHLKDKISR; from the coding sequence GACTACAGGAATTTGAAAGTGCCAACTATGAACGGGCCCTGGACCTATTCTCGGAAGCCTATGTAAAACTTCCGGAAAACGCGGGATTAAACTATGCTATGGCTGATGCCTACCGGCAAATCGGTGATCTGGCCAATGCATCCTTCTATGGCAAAGAGGCAGTAAAGCTTGAACCCGAGAATAAGTGGTATCGTCTGATGCTGGCAGGCATCTACCGGGAGGCCGGCAAGAATGAGGCAACCATTGGAGAGCTTGAAAAGATTCTGGAGTATCACCCGGAAGCCACCGAAGTGCTGGCTGAACTGGCCGACACCTATGCCTCTTATGGGATGCTGATGGAATCCAATAGAGCCTACAGCAGATTGCTAAAGCTGACCGGTGAAAATCTCAATATCCACCTTCAAAAACTGAGAAACTTTAACAAGCTGGGCATCCGCGATTCGGTCATTACGGAATTGCAGAAAATAAGAGAGCTTGATCCCGATAATCTTTCTACCCTGCAGACCCTGAGTAACATCTACCTAGAGATGGAGCAGCCCAATGAGGCGAAATCGATCCTGGAAAGTGCTCTCGAGCAAAATAAAAGGGATCCCAAGACTCTTATCATGCTGGCTGACCTGTATGCCAAAGAGGCGAAGTGGGACAGCGTCGGCACGATGCTGGGCAATGTGGTTTCCGATCCTATCATCCCCGCCGATGCAAAACTGACCGTTGCTCAATACCTGTTTTCACAGTTTCAGCAACACGATGACAATACCGATTTGAAAGAGGCTACATCCTCGGTTCTTGAAACTTTTATCGCCAATGAACCCGACTACGGACAGGCGCATGCACTGGCGGCCGACTACTACAATAATATCAATGAAAACGAAAAAGCTCTCACAGCCCTTGCACGCACCAACGAACTGATGCCTTCAAATGACGGGGCTTGGATACAGCGTATGCAGCTCTTGCTGACTGAAGGCAAGTACAAAGAAGCCATAAACATCGGTAAGCAAGCCGAAGAGAACGTACCCCAGGATCCGTTTGTCATGTATTTCTGGGGCAGCGCCTACCTGGCCGAATCTCAAAATGCCGAAGCTGTAGAAAAACTTGAGGAAGCCTCTCGTCTACCTGCCCGGAGACAGTTGAAATCAGCCATCTACAATGCACTCGGTGATGCCCATGCCGGCCTGGAACAATGGGAGGAAGCTTTCAATACCTATGATGAGGCATTGAAAATCAATCCAGATAATGACCTCGTGCTGAACAACTATGCCTATTTCCTTTCTCTGCAGGAAAAAGATTTGGACAAAGCCCAGGAGATGGCATTGAAAGCCAATAGGCTCTCCCCCAATAATCCCTCTTATCTCGATACTGTGGGATGGGTCTACTATCAAAAAGGTGAATATGAAAAGGCGGAGGAGTTCATCCGTGCCTCATTGGAAACCGGTGAGGCCAGCGCTGAGGTTATGGAACATATGGGCGATGTTTTGGATAAACTAGGTAGGAGCAATGAAGCCATGGAGTGGTGGAAAAAGGCTTACGATAAAGATTCGACCCGAACTCATCTCAAAGACAAAATATCCCGATAA